The Larimichthys crocea isolate SSNF chromosome I, L_crocea_2.0, whole genome shotgun sequence genomic interval CCTTCCATAAATAGAGAGGCAGACATAAACTCTTCAGTAGGACCCAGTGAAGGTAAGAACAACCCAATTTTGAAGAAATCAGATGATTACAGAACCAGTCAAACAGAGTTATAACTTTTTTATAGTTTATGTGCAACTCTGATGAACTCTTTGACTTTTAGCAAACTACATCAAAGTCACAGAGAATGAGTGTCAGCTGTAGATCATTATGATGCAACTGAATAAAGAGATTTTTTATGacacttttttattgtttccccACTTTGCATGTGCAACATGTGCCAATGAAAATTCACACTCCTACTTttttatgtgttattattttacaatattGAATTAGCATGAatataatttagattttttactttttaacacTTACTTGAATGTCACATTGGAAATCAAACCTCTACCAACAGatctaaatgaaatgaaatgaaaagtattCACACccttaaaatgtatatttaacaCATGCACCTTTGTCAGACATTACAGCTGTCAGCCTGTGTAGAGAGGTCTAGCTTACATTTTTGAACATAGCTTTAACTTCTTTATAATATCAATCAAATTAGCAGCAAATTCTTCCACAAATTTTGGACTCAACTGAAGTCTGGATTCTGTCTTGCCCGTTCCAGGACGAGTCATTTTCAGtaagaatttttaaaaatacattttcacctGTAAATacttttggccttttcaagctttatttgatagagacagctgaagagtgacaggaatgtgacatgcgggaaagagccacaggtcggatttgaaccctgggcttccgcagcaaggactgagcccaCTTGCAAAtactttaaaagttaaaaaaaaacaaagagaaaatataaacaGTGCAGAATCTCCTGGGCTTCCATCACAGTCATTTAACTCAGTCAGCGTCTTCTCAAACAGTTTTTGCGGTGCTATGCCCTGTTTGACCTTTTTTGCCAGAGTATACTTTAACAATCATTTATTGCGTGTTTGATATTTGACTCAAGATCAAATTTCAATACTTTTACTTTGCCatttataacttttatattaaatgatGTAAGAAAATCCTGATTAAATCCACTGTATGATTTGAGGTCAAAGGGGGTAATTTTTATAGGCACTGTGCAAAGAATTCAGTGTACATACAGGATGTGCCCTGTCTTGGAGAACTACAAGCATCTTCCCTGCCTTACTGGCATTGAAGGGTGATGATGCTGCATACCATAGGTATCcaataaagttttaaaaggcTAAAGCGCTAAAGGGCAATAAAGGTTGGTCCAATCACTcttcacatttcaaaatgaGTCTCTTTTTATATGCATGTGCTTCTGAACACTGACCCCATAAAACATTAAGTATTGGttaatttttgatttttgtttccctccCAATTTTATTTGGCCCGAGCAGGGTAATGATAAAGGGCCAGTTGTTGTCACTGTCGCTACCATCTTCTTGGATAtcagaaggaagaaggagaagctgGAGTAGTCTGGTGGAATCTTTAAGAAGCTTTACAATCTTTCCTCCAGTCTTCTCTCAACTTGGGATCCACCGATTATCCTCTTCTTCTCCCATTACAACGTCCACAATGGCGACAACTACGATGCCCGCTGTCTGCGACTCTCTTTCCACAGTCTGCTCAGGCACAAACTGCCTTGCTCCTCCTAGCAACTTCAATGCAATCCTGAGCCTTGTGTTGAGCACAGTGCTCACCGTAATGCTTGCTATGGTCATGTTCGCCATGGGTTGCACCGTGGATGCCAAGAAGCTGTTGGGCCATCTTAGGAGACCGTGGGGCATCTTCATCGGCTTCCTCTGCCAGTTTGGCATCATGCCTTTCACAGCTTTTGCCTTGTCATTGGCCTTCCAGGTGCTGCCTGTGCAGGCtattgtcatcatcattatgGGCTGCTGTCCTGGAGGCACCGGCTCTAACATTATCTGCTACTGGCTGGATGGAGACATGGACCTAAGGTAAGAAACCAACTGGTTGGCAATATCATCTAATGTTAGGTAACGATATGTTGTTTGGATGACGATTTAGCTATTTGGAAACCTGTCCACCTACACCGGATGGGTCTCTTTttattaggatttttttttagcattgttatacagtatgtaaccatgtttctacagggTAGTGTCACTGTATAGCAGCATTAACTAGACAACTAATGTGATATCTAGGTGCTCAGGtgaaatatgtaataaatagCTCCATATAGGACCCAAATTTGTGTACCCATGTGGGTTGCTAATGAGACTAACATGGGTTACAAGTGGGGACTAAATGAGGAATTATTTTGTGTCCTGCTGTGTACAGTATGGGCTAATGATTGGGCCTAAATGGGCACCTATGAGCAAGAAAGTGGGATATTTGTCACAGCAGGTGCCGTTTTTAACTATCACATATAAtatgtgtgcagtttgtttgaCCAACACTGTCCATATTCACTTCGTCCTCAGTATCAGTATGACAGCCTGTTCCTCCATCATGGCCTTGGGGATGatgcctctctgtctgctcaTTTACACCTCCATCTGGACTTCCAGCAACACCATCCAGATCCCATATGACAGTATTGGTGAGTAGACGACTAATGGTTGATTACTTAAACTTAAGAAGATATCTGTATGAATTGTAGGGCGACCTTCTAATTTAAGGGTCTCAATGCTtgttgtttgactgtgtgtgtctctaggTTCTACTGTATGAACCAATATGAAttctgtgtgtcctcaggtaTCACTCTAGTGTCTCTTCTTGTCCCAATTGCTCTGGGAATTTACGTTAAACGCAGGTGGCCCCACATAGCAAAAAAGATCCTTAAGGTAGGATTACTCTGCATGTGATAATTTTATCGAAAAAATAACTTCTAAACCTCCGATTTTTGTTGATTCTAATATTTGATAGagatttgttttgacatttttcatgaCTTTATCCATTAACAattcctgtgtttgttgtgcacAGATAGGGTCCATTGCAGGCTTTGCTCTTATTATCATCATCGCTGTGGTTGGAGGAATTCTCTACCAGTCCTCCTGGACCATAGCTCCTTCCCTATGGATCATTGGAACAATCTACCCCTTCATTGGTTTCAGCCTGGGGTTCATCCTGGCTCGCATTGCGGGTCAACCCTGGCACAGGTAGGCTGACAGCATTGTATTGATGTTTGCATACAGTAATTTTGTTATATAAAGTCTGTATATTGATTGCTTTATTGTCATAGCATGCTTCACCTGTTTTCATACTGCCAAATGTATATTATAGGGTTGCAATGGTATGAGATTTGCATGGTACAAAAATATCACGGCTTCATGCTAACACTGACACAGTGGAATTCGATACAGTAGATAAGTACATGTAAATGTACCTTGTATGAAAACCATGGTATCAGTAAACCACTGCAACTCTAGTATATTATAATACAAATTATAAATCATGAAGCTGCACCAACAAGCACATCTACTAATACATCTACTTACTTCATAATTTCCTGCTTTGTTCAGATGTCGAACCATCGCATTGGAGACTGGTTTCCAGAATTCCCAGCTGTGCAGCACCATCGTCCAGCTGTCCTTTAGCCCTGATGAGTTGGAGGTCATGTTTGCGTTCCCCCTCATCTACAGCATCTTCCAGCTGGTGGTGGCAGTCATAACTGTGGGAGGTGAGAATTTAGCAGGCAGATACGTAGCTATCATCATcattggaaactgtttggaaaaaagTCAGACTCTTTTCACGCAAATTCCAACCAATCAGACCAACAGACTAATGTAGTAAAACTCTTAACAAAGCCAGTCACAAGGAGAGCGAAAACATCCTTTccatgaagacagaaagacttCAGTATTGTTCTTGGCTTTTCTTTCACCGATCATAAGCATCTATGCTAACCTATTAGTACACAAGTTCATAGGTGATTGTATTGCTGAAGCGGCTTCACCCTCTttaaggcacacacacacatatatatcgCAAGGACAAATGAcccaaacagagaaagaaggatGCTGCTTGGCTGCAGTGAGTTCAAGGACAATGATTAATGTTATGACAATGAAGTTTATCATAAGGAGCTGTATAATTTTTTCTTTCAGGATGCTTTTGTTTGCCCCTAGCCATTGCAGCTAGTATATGCTTGCAACCTTGCCCATGCTGCTTTCTGTACCTCCTGGTTTTTGCCATATTACGCATAGTTTGACCTTGATACAGGTTGTATAATTCAATGAAAATctacctttttttccccatggaCAACTCCCTTCAGTTGTTGCATTGTTAATCATCCCATTAAAGATTTTCCAGTTGCCAAGCAAGAACAATTAACTGGAAGAAcaataatgacagaaaaaaaggcatATTAACTTACACTGGggttcatttctgttttaaaagatACATGGCATGACTCATGGCATGAATTTCtcaattcatgttttttgttttttccctctgcagGATATCAGGGATATAAAAGAGCATTTGGCATCAGTTCACCTGATCGAGACAGTGAGGCTCCATCCTTGGAAGGTGGCGATAATGAAGCAAAAGAGAAGGACTATGCTGTGGAAAATAGTGCCTTTGAGCTTGATGAGAACGCCAACAGcggagagaaggaaaagagcGCGAACAAGAACACCCAGCTGTGAGATTACAGACCTGCAAATCACAGACTTTGGACTATGAACATCCACAGCCTGACTcaactgtgaacacacactgcactctgCAGGCCGGAGGTGTCTTTCCCAGAATGGCCAAAAATTAACATCGGAAGGGGAGACAATGACTTTCTCACTATATTGCATAAGTCAGATATTAGAGCCTCCTTGCCTTAATTTATTCATACACAATTATTTAAAACCTCATTCTGTCATGAATTCTGCTGCGCCCATGTTATTTAATTAATGTCTACATAATTCATTTATGTGGATTAACTGTGTGTCCGTATATTTACAACTGAATGCAGATATGTAACCTTCATATTCATATTGGACAGCCCATGTTTTACAGCTGTCTAATCCACTGacatatatagtataatagTTTTTATGTAGTTTGTATCCTTATTCTCTTTTCTCATGTAGCAGATAAAATCAGTGGTTATTACACGCCAGCTTTGGCACTTTGGTCCCTGATGCAAATTTCTGTTGCACGTTCTCAGCTCTTCTATACCTCATTTATGCTGGTGGATAAATAAAAGTAAGGGTCTTGTCACGTTTAGAGATTCATAAAGTGCTCAGTTTCTGCAGAGCACAGCTGATTCTTAGCAGTTTTAAAGACCTAAGCTAGTTTTATATACATGTCTGAACTGAGGAAACATGGATATACATATCATGTCATAATCGCAGTATATTTATGATACTCGTACTTTAATTTATTCGTGCTCTGTGTTGTGAGAATGTGACAAACGCAGAATTCTGTTAATTTACTTTGTCTATTGAAAGCTTGCATTTTCTTGACTTTGTACAgaaacaacatattttacaaAACCTCTGTGCTTTTCTGTTTACCACTGTTTTACAAGTGTGCCTTCtgaaataatgtatttttctcaaaataaacatattaatatttttaaactttatgttgtatgtgtttatttgatgCAGAGGTTAAGGTGATAATAAGGATAATATTTTCATAATAGAATTCCTACGACCCCTGGGTACGGATGAACACACATCGGatgaacacacaaatattaTACACAAAATATTTCTTGTTGTATTTAAACATCAAGAAAACCCACAAAGAGATTCACAAATATTtcttgtacatacagtatgtacatctGGATGTTGATACATTTTATCAGTTTAGCCAATTCATTTTCTACAGGGCTCAGTACTTTTCATGTAATTGAGGATGTGATTTAACGGGATGACACAGTGTTACATCTGTTTACGATTATGAATCAGAACATGAGGAGAGAAAGCATGTCCAACAGCTGCCCGGTGTCTGGTGGCTACCCCTTCAACTGAAGGGGTATGTgcgatttttaaaaaatgttcatttgaaaaatatCAGTCCTGCATAATTAATTAGTTCAATAAAACTCTAAATGTGAGTTCAATAAACTATTTTATAttcaatatttgtattttgaataCACTAATACACTCATCCATTGCATTGAAGAAGAATAGATGGATcctaaacatttgaaatgtagcattttagctttttttttcagttacaaGAGCGTTGTTTAATAAATCAGACGATGATGGTGCAGTGTTGTTCctactaaaaatgttttacactagtcaggagaaaaaaacagacgaGAATCACTGTTCTATAgtaatgcagtaaaatgttaacatttacaGAACACGTAGTCCCAGTTCAAGGTCTGCAACATATTGAATCATCAAATAATTCTTACAATTGTTCAAAGTCCAAACTGGGACCGGAAAACTACATAAGTCATGTGATAATAAACGTGTTCAGCTGTCTGTGCCATAACTCAA includes:
- the slc10a2 gene encoding ileal sodium/bile acid cotransporter, whose protein sequence is MIKGQLLSLSLPSSWISEGRRRSWSSLVESLRSFTIFPPVFSQLGIHRLSSSSPITTSTMATTTMPAVCDSLSTVCSGTNCLAPPSNFNAILSLVLSTVLTVMLAMVMFAMGCTVDAKKLLGHLRRPWGIFIGFLCQFGIMPFTAFALSLAFQVLPVQAIVIIIMGCCPGGTGSNIICYWLDGDMDLSISMTACSSIMALGMMPLCLLIYTSIWTSSNTIQIPYDSIGITLVSLLVPIALGIYVKRRWPHIAKKILKIGSIAGFALIIIIAVVGGILYQSSWTIAPSLWIIGTIYPFIGFSLGFILARIAGQPWHRCRTIALETGFQNSQLCSTIVQLSFSPDELEVMFAFPLIYSIFQLVVAVITVGGYQGYKRAFGISSPDRDSEAPSLEGGDNEAKEKDYAVENSAFELDENANSGEKEKSANKNTQL